The Miscanthus floridulus cultivar M001 chromosome 17, ASM1932011v1, whole genome shotgun sequence genome has a window encoding:
- the LOC136515483 gene encoding uncharacterized protein yields the protein MGDSEVLVVRFHFNGVFVLDGSSVQYCNGDEGVSHIDKDKLSIPELEGHLMDHITFKRSVRMYWLPFGAAVNTGMRMLVDDKSCLDMVDAIGSNGAVDIYTELIDVDMAKFSETDLQDGAGDEAVFDLFRDENVLNFDAHHGGQITEDAQIGEPNTEDEQEDGLDSECEATGFTSDEDDEAKEIRNNYKTKMSKRKKRGGIPEDTPTTMDLPTGNDPNSMVQVNEFGDGIAYFDSDEDVSYDDDSETDAKRRKCRFPIFDSRADTPQFALDMCFRGKKELKDAIERYALKMKVNIRFPKNDKKRLRAVCSWKGCPWLVHASYNSKTDWFQIVTYNPNHHCCPVLKNKRLSTSRICDNYKSTIKANPAWKARAMKETIQEDMGVEISLTMAKRAKAKVIRKVMDARSGEYSKLFDYALELKRSNPGSSVHIALDPEEEDHVFQRMYICLDACRRGFLDGCRRVIGLDGCFLKGPMKGELLSAIGRDANNQIYPIAWAVVEYENVNSWKWFLGHLQKDLKIPHGAKGWVFLTDKQKGLLKAIDLFFPMAEHRMCARHIYANWRKKHRLQEYQKRFWKIAKSCNEIQFNHYTNKLAAKTPKGWADLQKTEPVHWCRAWFKIGSNCESVDNNVSESFNSWIIDARFKPILAMLEEIRIMVTRRIQENRSNSDRWAMTICPNILRKVNKIRHATQYCHVLWNGANGFEVRDKKWRFTVDLGQKTCSCRYWQVSGIPCRHACAALFTISDEPNNYVNTCFSIDQYKITYQHVLQPVEHESAWPVSPNPKPLPPRVKKMPGRPQTKRRMDPSERMNSSTKSSRVGTKIRCTRCNGLGHNTKTCSVQLQQDSTSHNPSHNSSAPLAIETAPSKGKGQAASLSTKSTKRKAIEGYGLYYSERTGSSFIQTGQKRRVVPFGKSKSEAKATADGNAFVVIETSAGGATSSARATINVTSGRATAKIKSSSTSRGKPNKS from the exons ATGGGAGATTCAGAGGTACTGGTTGTTAGATTTCATTTCAatggggtatttgttcttgatggatCATCAGTACAATATTGTAATGGAGATGAGGGAGTTTCACATATAGATAAGGATAAACTGTCCATCCCAGAACTTGAAGGCCATCTGATGGATCACATAACTTTTAAGAGGTCTGTTAGGATGTATTGGTTGCCATTTGGTGCAGCAGTGAATACTGggatgaggatgctggtagatGATAAGTCATGCCTTGATATGGTAGATGCAATAGGATCTAATGGTGCAGTGGATATATACACAGAATTAATTGATGTGGACATGGCTAAATTTAGTGAAACAGATTTACAAGATGGAGCAGGAGATGAAGCTGTGTTTGACCTGTTTAGAGATGAAAATGTCTTAAATTTCGATGCACATCATGGTGGCCAAATTACAGAGGATGCACAGATTGGTGAACCAAatactgaagatgaacaagaaGATGGTTTAGATAGTGAATGTGAAGCCACAGGGTTCACATCTGATGAGGACGATGAAGCAAAGGAGATAagaaacaattataaaacaaaaatgtcaaaaaggaagaagagaggaggcATTCCTGAGGACACCCCCACTACAATGGATCTTCCAACAGGGAATGATCCTAACAGTATGGTTCAGGTGAATGAATTTGGAGATGGCATTGCATATTTTGATTCAGATGAAGATGTAtcatatgatgatgatagtgagactGATGCCAAGAGAAGGAAGTGCAGGTTTCCAATATTTGATAGCCGTGCCGACACACCTCAGTTTGCCTTGGACATGTGTTTTAGAGGCAAGAAGGAATTAAAAGATGCAATAGAAAGGTATGCACTGAAGATGAAGGTAAATATTAGGTTTCCTAAGAATGACAAGAAGAGGTTAAGGGCTGTTTGCTCATGGAAAGGTTGTCCTTGGCTTGTGCATGCTTCATACAACTCCAAAACTGACTGGTTTCAGATTGTGACATATAATCCCAACCATCATTGTTGCCCAGTCTTGAAAAACAAAAGATTATCTACAAGTAGAATATGTGACAATTATAAGAGTACTATCAAGGCTAACCCAGCATGGAAGGCTAGAGCAATGAAGGAGACAATACAAGAAGATATGGGTGTCGAGATTTCATTGACAATGGcgaaaagagcaaaagcaaaggTTATTAGGAAGGTCATGGATGCTCGGAGTGGAGAGTACTCTAAGTTATTTGACTATGCCCTTGAGCTGAAGCGCAGTAATCCTGGTAGCAGTGTGCATATTGCCCTTGATCCTGAGGAAGAGGACCATGTGTTTCAAAGAATGTATATTTGCTTGGATGCATGTCGAAGGGGTTTCTTAGATGGATGCAGGAGGGTGATAGGGCTTGATGGTTGCTTTCTAAAGggtcctatgaaaggggagcTGCTGTCAGCTATTGGGAGAGATGCAAATAATCAGATTTACCCTATAGCTTGGGCTGTTGTGGAATATGAGAATGTAAATTCATGGAAATGGTTTCTTGGGCACCTTCAAAAAGATTTGAAAATCCCACATGGTGCTAAAGGATGGGTGTTCCTTACAGACAAACAAAAGGGTTTGCTGAAGGCAATTGACCTATTCTTTCCAATGGCTGAGCATCGAATGTGTGCACGACACATTTATGCAAACTGGAGAAAAAAACATAGGCTACAGGAGTACCAAAAGAGATTTTGGAAGATTGCAAAGTCATGTAATGAGATACAGTTTAATCATTACACGAACAAGTTAGCTGCCAAGACACCCAAAGGATGGGCTGATTTGCAAAAAACAGAACCAGTACATTGGTGTCGGGCTTGGTTCAAAATTGGATCCAATTGCGAGTCAGTTGATAACAATGTGAGCGAATCATTCAATAGCTGGATTATAGATGCAAGATTTAAACCTATCCTTGCCATGTTAGAGGAAATACGTATCATGGTGACAAGAAGGATTCAAGAGAACAGGAGCAATAGTGATAGATGGGCAATGACAATATGCCCCAACATTCTCAGGAAGGTAAATAAAATTAGGCATGCAACCCAATACTGTCATGTCCTATGGAATGGTGCAAATGGATTTGAAGTGAGGGACAAGAAATGGAGGTTCACGGTTGATCTGGGACAAAAGACATGCTCCTGTAGATATTGGCAAGTCTCGGGTATCCCATGTCGACATGCTTGTGCAGCCCTGTTCACAATCTCAGATGAGCCGAACAATTATGTAAATACATGTTTCTCTATTGACCAATACAAGATAACTTATCAGCATGTCCTCCAACCGGTAGAGCATGAGTCTGCTTGGCCTGTGTCTCCAAATCCTAAACCGTTGCCTCCTAGAGTGAAGAAGATGCCAGGTCGCCCACAAACAAAAAGGAGGATGGATCCTTCAGAACGAATGAACTCGAGCACTAAATCCTCTAGAGTTGGCACTAAAATCAGATGCACACGTTGCAACGGCCTTGGACACAACACTAAGACATGCTCTGTTCAGCTG CAGCAGGACTCGACATCGCATAATCCTTCTCACAATAGTAGTGCACCATTGGCCATTGAAACAGCACCATCTAAAGGAAAAGGTCAAGCTGCATCTCTGAGCACAAAGTCAACTAAAAGAAAGGCAATTGAGGGCTACGGATTGTATTATAGTGAAAGAACTGGTTCATCATTTATTCAG ACTGGTCAAAAGAGAAGAGTAGTGCCCTTTGGGAAGTCAAAGTCTGAAGCTAAAGCCACTGCTGATGGGAATGCCTTTGTTGTCATTGAGACAAGTGCAGGTGGTGCCACCTCGTCTGCAAGAGCAACCATCAATGTTACAAGCGGGCGTGCAACTGCAAAGATTAAATCTAGTTCAACTAGCAGAGGAAAGCCGAATAAATCGTGA